In Mycobacterium sp. ITM-2016-00317, the genomic window GCACTCCGGGGCGCTGGCCATGGGGATGGACGGCGTGAACAACGCCGTCATCCCGGGCAAGGCCACCCCGGAGGACTACGTCGCCGAGATCACCCGCGCCAACGACGGAATCGTCAACCAGCGCACCATCTATCAGACCGCCACCCGTGGCTTCGCGATGGTGCAGCGGCTGGAACGCTACGGCGTGAAGTTCGAGAAGGACGAGCACGGCGAGTACGCGGTGCGCCGCGTGCACCGCTCCGGTTCCTATGTGCTGCCGATGCCCGAGGGCAAGGACGTCAAGAAGGCCCTCTACCGGGTGCTGCGGCAGCGCGCCATGCGCGAGAAGATCCGCATCGAGAACCGACTGGTGCCGGTGCGGGTGCTCACCGACGACACGGGCAGAGCAGTCGGCGCAGCGGCGCTCAACAGCCGAACCGGCGAGTTCGTCGTCGTCGGCGCCAAGACCGTCATCCTGGCCACCGGCGCGTGCGGGCGGCTCGGGTTGCCCGCCTCGGGGTACCTGTACGGGACCTACGAGAACCCGACCAACGCCGGCGACGGCTACTCGATGGCCTTCCACGCCGGCGCCGAACTCTCCGGTATCGAGTGCTTCCAGATCAACCCGCTGATCAAGGATTACAACGGGCCCGCGTGCGCGTACGTGGCCAACCCGTTCGGCGGCTACCAGGTCAACGCGCACGGCGAGCGGTTCGTCGACTCCGACTACTGGTCCGGCCAGATGATGGCCGAGGTCAAGAACGAGATCGAGTCCGCACGCGGACCGATCTACCTCAAGGTCAGTCACCTGCCCGACGAGACCCTCACCGCGCTGGAGAACATCCTGCACACCACCGAGCGGCCCACCCGCGGCACGTTCCACGCCAACCGCGGCCACGACTACCGCACCCACGACATCGAGATGCACATCTCCGAGATCGGTTTGTGCAGTGGGCATTCGGCGTCCGGGGTGTGGGTGGACGAGAACGCCCGCACCACGGTTCCCGGCCTGTACGCCGCGGGCGACCTGGCCTGTGTGCCGCACAACTACATGATCGGCGCGTTCGTCTACGGCGACCTGGCGGGGGCGCACGCCGCCGAGACCTCCGCCGATCTCCCTGCACCGCAGCAACTTCCGGAAGATCAGCTGGCGGCCGCGCACGAGCTGATCTACCGGCCGCTGCGCAACCCGGAAGGCCCGCCGCAGCCGCAGGTGGAGTACAAGCTGCGCCGGTTCGTCAACGACTACGTGGCACCGCCGAAGACCGCGACGAAGTTGTCGCTGGCGGTCGAGGCGTTCGACCGGATGCGCGAGGAAGTCGCCGGTATCGGCGCCACCACCCCGCACGAACTGATGCGCGCGGTCGAGGTGGCGTTCATCCGCGACTGCGCCGAGATGGCCGCGCGGTCGTCGCTGACCCGCACGGAATCCCGCTGGGGTCTCTACCACGACCGCAGCGACCTGCCCGAGCGCGACGACGTCGAGTGGCGCTACCACCTGAACCTGCGCAAGACCGCCGACGGCGACATGGAGTTCCTCAAGCGTCCGGTCGCGCCGTACTTCGTGCCGGTTCCCGGCCTCGACGGGTTGCCCAGCGGGGAGACCGAACCCGTGCCCGTCGCCGAGCCCGGTCTGGTGGGCGGGCGTCCGCCGGTCTCGGAGATCTCGCGGGTGGCCGCGCCCGCCACCCAGCCGCCGTCGCCGCGGATCGCGTCGGTGCTGGCCCTCGACGAGCCGTCGGTGCAGGATCTGGCGCCGTTCCTGCGCGACGACGACGCCGGGGTGCGCCGCACCGCGGTCGACGTGCTCACCGAGCACCTGTGTGACGGTTACTCCGGTCCCCTCGTCGCGGCCCTCGGTGATCCCGACGTCGAGGTGCGTCACGTCGCCGCCGACGGGATCCGTGAACTCGTCGAGGTGCTGCCGGACCCGGAGACCATTCGGCCCTATGTGGATTCGGCCGACCCGGTGGTGCGGGGTGCGGCCACCTACGTGCTGGCCGCGCGCCGTGCCGGTGACCGTGACCGCTACCGGGTGCTCAGCGAGGACCCCGATCACCGGGTGCGGATCGAGGCGGTGCGGGCGCTGGTGTCGGTCGACGACGTCGACGGTGTCGCCGCTGCGCACACCGACGCCAACCGCGAGGTGCGCATCGCCGTCGCCAACGGCCTGGGCGTGCTGGGGGCCGGCGCGCCGACGGTGCGCGTGCTGATCGACGACGCCGATCCGCTGGTGCGGGCTGCCGCGCTGGCGGCGATGGGCGAGATCGGCTGGGACGACAGCGACGGCGCGGTGGTGGAGAAGGCGCTCGCGGCCTCGGCGTGGCAGATCAGGCAGGGCGCGGCCCGGGCGCTGGCCGGTGCCCCGTCTCCCGCGGCCGCGGTGCCGCCGCTGTCGCAGGCGCTGGCCGACCCGCACC contains:
- a CDS encoding fumarate reductase/succinate dehydrogenase flavoprotein subunit, which gives rise to MQIPPLTDAVRLDCDVLVIGGGTAGTMAALTAAEHGAQVLLLEKAHVRHSGALAMGMDGVNNAVIPGKATPEDYVAEITRANDGIVNQRTIYQTATRGFAMVQRLERYGVKFEKDEHGEYAVRRVHRSGSYVLPMPEGKDVKKALYRVLRQRAMREKIRIENRLVPVRVLTDDTGRAVGAAALNSRTGEFVVVGAKTVILATGACGRLGLPASGYLYGTYENPTNAGDGYSMAFHAGAELSGIECFQINPLIKDYNGPACAYVANPFGGYQVNAHGERFVDSDYWSGQMMAEVKNEIESARGPIYLKVSHLPDETLTALENILHTTERPTRGTFHANRGHDYRTHDIEMHISEIGLCSGHSASGVWVDENARTTVPGLYAAGDLACVPHNYMIGAFVYGDLAGAHAAETSADLPAPQQLPEDQLAAAHELIYRPLRNPEGPPQPQVEYKLRRFVNDYVAPPKTATKLSLAVEAFDRMREEVAGIGATTPHELMRAVEVAFIRDCAEMAARSSLTRTESRWGLYHDRSDLPERDDVEWRYHLNLRKTADGDMEFLKRPVAPYFVPVPGLDGLPSGETEPVPVAEPGLVGGRPPVSEISRVAAPATQPPSPRIASVLALDEPSVQDLAPFLRDDDAGVRRTAVDVLTEHLCDGYSGPLVAALGDPDVEVRHVAADGIRELVEVLPDPETIRPYVDSADPVVRGAATYVLAARRAGDRDRYRVLSEDPDHRVRIEAVRALVSVDDVDGVAAAHTDANREVRIAVANGLGVLGAGAPTVRVLIDDADPLVRAAALAAMGEIGWDDSDGAVVEKALAASAWQIRQGAARALAGAPSPAAAVPPLSQALADPHLDVRKAAVLSLTRWASSEDAAREALAGALDDGDADVRAYARRALESAH